CAAGTACCAATTATGCGAGAGATTGTCACAGGACAATTGGGCTGCTTTCCTTTAGAAAGTCCAGAAAATCGCCAGCATAGCTTTTTTGTGCAGTCTCAGGCTTTGTTGCAGTCAAAGCAGATGGTGGGGGTTTTTCCTGAAGGAACTAAACCAATGGTGAAATTTACTCCTCCGAATCAAGTGGGGGAATTTCAGAGAGGATTTGCTCATTTGGCATTGCGATCGCAAGTTGAGGATTTGGCAATTTTGCCGATCGCGATCGCTTCATTAGAAGAAATCAGCACTTCTGCATTACCCTTAAGAGTGTTGAGTTTGTTTGACCCTTCAGAACCTTTATTCAATCAACCGGGTTTGCATCCCTTGGTTATTTATCGTCGCCTTGCCGTGTTGATTGGTCGTCCCTATTGGATTATGCCGCAACACAAGGAAAAATACCAGGGCAAACAAGGCAAAAAAGTTGTAGCCGAATTGACAGAACACTGTCATGGTGAAATTGCTAAATTGTTGCGTGAAGGTTGTTATTAGGGAATAGGGAATAGGGAATGGAAAAGTGAGGGAGTGGGGGAAGCGTAGTGTGGGGGAAGCGTAGTGTGTACTTTTCTTATTACCGATTCCCCATTACCAATTACCCATTACCAATTACCAATTACCAATTACCAATTACCAATTACCAATGACTACTCAAAAAGTTGATATAAAACCGTGTTTTTTAACACCTAAAAGACTAAAACCAGAGTATCCGTTGTTGGTATACTTACCAGGTATGGATGGAACTGGTCAATTATTGCGATCGCAAACCGCCGGTTTAGAAGCTGGCTTTGATGTGCGCTGTTTGGCGATACCAAGAGAGGATTTAACTAGTTGGGAGGATCTGACTAGAAACGTATTGGATTTAATCGACGGGGAATTGGAAAAAAGTCCTAGACCAGTTTACTTGTGTGGTGAGTCATTTGGGGGTTGTTTGGCGATGAAAGTAGCGATCGCTTCACCGCAGTTGTTCAAGCGAATAATTCTGATTAACTCGGCTTCGGCTTTTAATCTTCGTCCTTGGTTGAATTGGACATCGCAACTAACCAACATCGTACCGGGATACCTTTATGATATTGCTGCGTTGGGGTTGTTGCCATTTTTAGCATCTTTAGGGAGAATTGCCAGAGGCGATCGCCAAGAACTTCTCAAGTCAATGCGTTATGTACCACCAGAAACCGTTCTTTGGCGAATATCGTTATTACGAGATTTTAACGTTGATGATAAGCAATTACGCACCCTGACTCAACCGATTTTGGTAATTGCTGGTGGTGACGATCGCCTTTTACCTTCTGTAACTGAAGCCGAACGTTTAGTTAATATTTTACCTAATGCCAAAATGGTAGTGTTACCTCATAGCGGACACGCCTGTTTGTTAGAAAAAGACATTTATCTTTATGAAATTATGAAAGAAAACAACTTTTTGGAAAATTCTGCTGAAGCCGTTTCTGAATTAGAAATGAAGTGATTTTTCCAGAGAGAACGATTTAATTAAAGCAGAAAAAAGCAATATTTACATAAAATGACCGAGGTTTTTTCAAATCTTCGTCATCTCAAGCATTAATGAAAATTAAACATAACTGAAGAAAGCGATGAATATAAAGCTTGTTGAATCCTTATTAGAAGTAATTCTTGCTTTACCAACAGAAGAACGTTTATTGCTAGAAAAAAAGTTATTTGGAAATATTCCCTATCCTTCTAGTAATGAACTTATGTATCTTGCTGAAAAAGGAAAAGCATTTAACTTTTTGCCTGAGGAACCGGATTTATATTCTCTCGAAGACGGAGAACCTGTTTAGTGGCACTGAATAAAGGGGATATTGTTCTAGTTCAGTTTCCATTTACTGATTTAAGTCAGACTAAGTTATGCTGGGTCTGGTTACAAATAATCATTACATAAACCGGGTTTGTTTTTAAATCAGTATGAAAATCTTCGATACTTCAAGAGAAGAAACCCGGTTGATTGCTAACTAAAGATTTTACTGCAATCGAATTAATTTAGCTACTTAGTGGCTACCTAATGTTAAGCTGAGAGTACAAGACGCAGATCCATAAGAATCAACAATTGCTGTCATTAGTTCATTTTCGTTACATACTGCTTGAAAAGTGACTGGTGGAAAGCCTCCTAAGAGTTTCCCATGAATTAATCTAGCAACGCTAATACTACCACTTTGGCTTATACTCAGTTGGAGTTTTAGGTCAGGTTTATTTGGAAATATATCAGTTACAGTTGTTCCTATATCTATAGAACCATCTTCGGGAGGGTTTGTAGACGGAATCGAATGTTGCACAACTTTATTTACCCACATTGAAATGTTGCCAGATAAGATTTCTTGTCCATCTTTTGTGTTTAACTCTAGCGGACCATTCGCGTATAAGACATAGTTGCTGGTTTTTTCTGGACTACGGTCAGACGAATAATGCATTGTAACTGTTGCAAAGACTTTAGCTATTTTCGGGAACTCACCTCCTGAGAGAGCGCCTTTTTTTGCCCAGTCAAAAGCTGATTGAAGCATTAGTTTACATTCCATTTCATTGTTCTCCTAAATTAAATGTATTAATACCGTTTCACGAAAAGCCTGATACAAATAAAGCCTCCAAAATAAAATCCCATCCAGTGATAGATTTGACTTGATAAGCACTCAATTGATCTAACTGTTTCCACACAGCCTCTCGCAACTCATCTAATGTTTGAAAACATTCCCATCTCAAAGTTTTTTTTATTTCTTTCCATAACCTCTCAATTGGATTGACTTCGGGTGTATGTGGAGGCTGAAACAAGAGAATTATATTCTCCGGT
Above is a genomic segment from Tolypothrix sp. NIES-4075 containing:
- a CDS encoding alpha/beta fold hydrolase produces the protein MTTQKVDIKPCFLTPKRLKPEYPLLVYLPGMDGTGQLLRSQTAGLEAGFDVRCLAIPREDLTSWEDLTRNVLDLIDGELEKSPRPVYLCGESFGGCLAMKVAIASPQLFKRIILINSASAFNLRPWLNWTSQLTNIVPGYLYDIAALGLLPFLASLGRIARGDRQELLKSMRYVPPETVLWRISLLRDFNVDDKQLRTLTQPILVIAGGDDRLLPSVTEAERLVNILPNAKMVVLPHSGHACLLEKDIYLYEIMKENNFLENSAEAVSELEMK
- a CDS encoding lysophospholipid acyltransferase family protein: MSVNSPLDISRSFLAAISTKMFRYYEDRIPQDASVLVVSNHRSFMDAPVLMEALSSPIRFACHHYMGQVPIMREIVTGQLGCFPLESPENRQHSFFVQSQALLQSKQMVGVFPEGTKPMVKFTPPNQVGEFQRGFAHLALRSQVEDLAILPIAIASLEEISTSALPLRVLSLFDPSEPLFNQPGLHPLVIYRRLAVLIGRPYWIMPQHKEKYQGKQGKKVVAELTEHCHGEIAKLLREGCY